The DNA segment CATTTTGTCATATATGAACAAGCAAACATCAATGTCGGTCGTCCTTTGTACAATTCTGCCAACCTTTTTCAACTATCACGAAATTGAATTGTACACACTAAAATTGCATCTTAGCAAGATTATATCATCCTGTAAGCTCTTCCCCTCCTTTTGCGGTCAGCAAAATTCCACACTGTCATGCCATTTATTCTCGACTGACCAAAGAACCTTGTGAATATGTAATAATGTGCATAGATTTTGTCAAGTAAAAGTAAAAGTACATTGCTTCTTACTGACTAATTATCTGTAGCTGCATGGGTAAGATGAAAATTTGTATGATGGGAAAAGAAATAAGATAGTGATATTATAAACAAAAATGTGGAACACATTTATTGACCTTATATTGAAACTTGCAGGTCATTAATGGGAAACAATTTGTCAGGGCCTTTTCCCATTGCTCTTACAAAGATCACAACCCTGACTAACCTGTAAGCAAAAAGtttgatgaaaataaatttatgttcactaatttgagtttttcttttataattttaattcGCAAAGTCATAATCTGCAGGAGTATAGAAGGAAACAATTTTTATGGCCCAATCCCGTCCGACATTGGACATCTCATGCAAATGGAGAAGTTGTGAGTATTTTGTTGTTTATATTATAGGTAAAAATATGGAAGACATGATTGCTGGTGGAATTGGCAAAGGAGTTCCTTATGGCTTTTAAACTGATCTTGAAACTCAGAATATTATCGGCCAATGAGTTCTCCGGACCCCTTCCTGCTGCTCTTGCTAGGTTAACAAATTTAACCGACCTGTAAGATAACTCTATCGATTTATTTTGTGCTGTTCCATTCTGTGGATTCTATTTTTGTAATGTTTCAACTACTGAAATTGATGATAGAAGGATTTCTGGTAACAATTTTTCTGGAAGAGTGCCTGTTTTCTTGGGGAAGTTGAAAAAGCTCGGAAAATTGTGAGTCCGTAAATTTATGGTTAAAGGAGTTATGAATCCCCTGcattatttaatttaatatcattacGGATTCACTCTATTATTTAGTTTAGTAACATCTTTTTTTCGTGTAACCGTGCAGGCAAATTGAAGGATCTTTATTGGAAGGGCCTATTCCCTCAGAATTTTCCAAATTGATAAACCTTTATGATCTGTATGTCAGCGCTAATGTTTGAAATTATAATTATTCAACCCACTTGATGTTATGGGTATAAATTCTCACTAAAGCTTGGTTTCCTTTGTGTGCTAACCAGGAGGATTAGTGATCTGAGAGGTGGAGGATCAGTTTTCCCGGACTTAAGGGAATTAGTGTCCATGAAAACAATGTATGATTGTGATTTTTCTTGTTTATATTTTATAGGGGGTCTATATAATGTGAACTTTATTTGAATGCAGCATACTACGGAATTGCTCCATCAATGGAAGCATACCATCTTACATTGGGAACATGGATAATCTTAAGCATCTGTaagtttaatattataattttcttGATCCAGTTATTATCAGTTATGAACAAGATATATTGCCCCAGTTTTATTCATTGGTCCCTTCAGAAATCTGCGGGTCTTTTTACCAGTTTGCATCATGTGAATTCGATAGAGGAATGCAGCATGTTATTGTAAAGTACATGTACCATCAATTGcataaatcacaaaattattatGTCAGCGCAAAGTTTTGTATGTCGTGTTGGCTATGTTTATACTTGATACACAAGTTGGATGTGTCTTGCACAATATATATGTTCCTCACATATTTAGTCGTAAATGTTGTTTTTGTGCAGGGATCTGTCTTTTAATAAACTGACTGGAGAAATACCAGCTTCATTTGCTAACATGGGACATGTAGATCACATGTAAGTTGcaatatttaagaaaaaaaaactcaaccaaATATACCATTTAATAAGCTATTTTATTGCATAATCTTTGACCGAAATTGGCCTACTAATATCTATCTGGAAATCCGATGCATCTCAACCAAAATGGGCCTGCAGATACCTAACAGGAAATTCACTCACTGGGAGTATACCTGATTGGATATTGAAGAGAAACAAGATTGCGTAAGTTATTTTGTATATGCACCCTCAGAAGGCATCAATATGTCATCAGTATTGGATTCATGAATCCATAGATACATTATAATTTGTCATATATTTTTCTCGTTTACAATTTTAGAAAACATTAGTTCAATTTACAAATAAGCTCTAACATTTCCAATGCTAAAGTCATGATCATGCATTGTATTAGAAAGCTAATGAGGTGGTCTTTCTTGACTTGTAAACACACCCCATTAGCATTTCTTATGTGCTCTTTGCTCAACATGCTTGTGACAATGGTATTTAATTTTCAcctcataaagaaaaaaaatgttgctatTCAATTTAAACAGTAAAATGTATCACTTGGTTTGATCAAGTATAATAGCAACTAATTAAATGCAGGGACATATCTTTTAACAACTTCACGATGGGGAGTTCAGGTCCTACCCAATGCGTTCCAGGGAGTGTGTAAGAACGCTTTTAGCACAATTCCTGGACTCATGCAAAACACTTACAGAAATGCTTAATTCTTCTCTTGTAACTCTTAATTGCAGCAATATGGTGGAGAGCTATTCACCTGAAATGAGCAGTTTGTAAGATTATTTTGTTCACTGCTTCAAGAGATTATAAAGTTTCAGACGAATGCACAAATCAAGAGATAATAAATTCATATTTGACTCTGGGTACCTCTATCTTCTGTGCAGGACTAATGTTGAGTCATGCTTAAAGAGGAATTTTCCATGCGGTTCTTCTAATGGAAAATGTGAGTTCTTGGATAGTGTTGCTTCACTGTCGACTCTAAAATAATGATACATCATAAAGCACTGCTGTAGCCTACAGAGAAAACAAGCGATGAATGATTTGTTGATGCGCGTTTCATATGGGTGCTTGTAATTGTTATGAACAGTGTTACTTTGTCAACAAACTAGGAGAATCTATAAAATGACCAGGATAAATATATAGAAAGTAccacgagaaaaaaaattgtgcagaGTTGTGCTAGTTTTGAGATCTATATGGTTAATTTCATTCTTGGTTTACCATTAGAGCTGCAGCTAATGTTGTTCTATAAAATTTTCACAGACAGGTATTCATTGAACATCAATTGTGGTGACAAAGAAGTAACTATTAACGGAACAAAATATGAAGCTGATGTGGAACCAAAAGGAGCTTCATTGCTGTACCAAAGCCCAGGATCAAACTGGGGATTTAGCAGCACTGGGAACTTCATGGATAATAATATCAATGATGATAGCTACATTGCGACAAGCGCATCAAAATTGACGGTGCCCAACTCGGAGTTGTATGCAAAAGCACGCCTTTCACCTCTTTCACTGACATATTACGGGCTCTGCATGCATAACGGGAGTTACACCGTTAAGCTTCATTTTGCTGAAATTGTTTTCACAAATGACAGCACATACTGCAGCCTTGGCAAAAGAAGATTCAATGTGTTTATACAGGTACAATCAGAGAATGGTCTATTCTCTTCCTACAAAATCTTATGTCTTAATTGGCATCATAGTAACGAGTTCTCTAATTTCAGGGAAGAATGGTTCTAGAGGACTTTGACATTGAACAGTCAGCTGGAGGAGCTGCGAAGGCAGTTATCAAGACTTTCACGGCAAACGTCACAAATCATACACTGGAAATTCATTTCTATTGGGCAGGAAGGGGGACAACAGGCATTCCAAAAAGAGGATATTATGGTCCTCTGATATCTGCAATATCAGTAGTACCAAGTATGGCATTTTGACATTTGAATCTATTGAATTTGAATGACATGTTTCATTAATCACTATGAGCAATGGTACAGCGTTGAACAACACATTCAGTGCCCTTCAAAACTCTGACTGATTGTATAATGATTTTCAAAGAAAAATGTTATATTCTTTACTGACCTTGTGGTTTTGGATTATGCTTATTCAGACTTTGAAGTTCCTTTGGCTGTTGAACCACCGCAAATTGGAGGTAGCAAAAAGCTTTCAAGGATATCTAAAGCATTCCTGGTTGCCATGCCAATTTTAGCAATGTGCGCAGCACTTTTTGTCAGCATTTATTGGATTAAATGGAGGAGAAAGAACTCAATGCATAAAGGTGACATGAGAGCTTGATTGCTCAATTTATTTCAATTTGCATGAATGACATAGTGGCATCTATCTTCCACATATTGGAGTATCTTTCTTGTTCCAACAGTTCAGCAATACTAGCAATAGAAACTACTATCCAACAATCTAAATTGGATGTGTCGAGGtcgtttgattttcttttcttttttggttgtgTGTTATTCTCCTTGTTGAGGTGTGAGTCTAAGTGCTCGTGTATCcttttggctgtgtatatccttggtggatatagaggccggattaatgaaaatccattatctaaaaaaaaaagagattacaCTATACCAGACGAACCCATCCTAGGATGCTTTGATTTCTCAAACAATTGCCAGTTAAAGTAGTTAGGCTAGCATTGCAAAccatttatatatttatgtgGGAACAGATAAATCATCCCTGTCACTTTCTCTTTAGATCTCAGAGCCTTTGACCTCCAAACTGGATCCTTTACCTTGAGACAAATCAAAGTGGCAACAAGGAATTTTGACGCGGCCAACAAGATCGGCGAAGGTGGTTTTGGTTCAGTTTACAAGGTCAGCCATCATCACTGACTCCATGCTTAAACTCGGCAGTCTGATAAGGCAATGTACACAATTCTTCCGGATTAATgaatatccattatctaaaaatgtaCACAATTCTTATGATGGATCCTTGTTTTGCTGGCAGGGTCTGTTGTCTGATGGCACCATTATTGCTGTCAAACAGCTATCATCAAGGTCTAAACAAGGGAATCGAGAATTTGTGAATGAGATAGGCATGATATCTGCACTCCAGCACCCAAACCTTGTCAAGCTTTATGGCTGTTGTACAGAAGGAAACCAGCTCTTGCTTGTTTATGAATACATGGAAAACAACTGCCTAGCGCGTGCTCTTTTCGGTAATCTTACTTTCTAATTTCCTGGTTTCCCCTCTTAACTTATTTCATGTTAGAACTCATGTGCAATTTCTGTGATTAGGTACAGTTGAACAATACAGGCTGAGCTTGGATTGGCCGACGAGACGTAAGATTTGCCTGGGAATAGCAAGGGGTTTAGCATATCTACATGAGGAGTCTGCAATAAGGATTGTGCACAGAGATATCAAGGCTAGCAATATACTGCTTGACAAAGACTTGAGTGCCAAGATCTCCGATTTTGGGCTAGCAAAGCTTAACGATGATGATCACACACACATAAGTACAAGAATAGCTGGGACTATGTAAGTTTTCTTTTTGATTTCCATACCCCCTTTCCCCCCAAATTTAATTTCGATCGTGTCCCAAGTCTCATTGATCTACAATAGGAAGTCTTTAAATGACATGACAGTTAGAACTTAGATAAAAATGAACATTGCGACCTTTATGTATGGTTTATGGAAACTCTGAGGGTAGCTAATATAGTTAAAAACCGAAATAAAATGTAGGATCCAACAAGGCACGTAGTTGCACAAAAACAGTAACAAATAGATGCCACCATATGTGGACTAACAATTCAAAGGAATTAATGTTCTTACTACTGAAATTAATTTCCATATGAACAACTATTGATGGAGATTACTTCTTCTCTCCATGCCCCTTCCAAATAATTCCATTCAACTACAGAGCAGATATTTGACTCAATCATTTTGTTGTTATTCTTCCTGCAGCGGATACATGGCTCCTGAGTATGCAATGCGTGGTTATTTGACAGACAAAGCTGATGTTTACAGTTTTGGGGTTGTTGCTTTGGAAATTGCTAGTGGAAAAAGTAACACAAGCTACAGGCCAAAGGAAGATTTTGTTTATCTTCTCGATTGGGTAATTCCTAAACCATGCTTAGAATAACCAGTTACCAGTTACTGGCACATTGGTCAATTTCCAATTAACGCAAGAATGTTCTGTGCATGACCATGGAAGCACATTTATAGGAACCTTATTATGAACACTAAAATTTAGCTCAATCTTAGCCGGCATTTTGTCTTTTAAACTTCTTCTGGACATTGATGAATTCCATCCAAACTCCGCTAATATTATACCTGACTTATGTAACAATCTAACCAAAGGAATAGATCTTTAGTTATCAATgtgatggcattttttttctaatttgaaATAAACAGCATCCATTACTGGTTTAATTTTGTCCAACATATTGCTTATTTCAAAGATAACACAACAAGCATTTTAATCAGAAAGTTGTTAAAGCAAACAGTATTTTCATCAAACCGAAATTCTTAAATTTTCCAATTCATGCTACATTCACATTGTACATACCTCAAAAGTATTCTCTCCTAAATGTGTTGCAGGCTTGTGTTCTACATGAGCGAGGAAATCTCCTGGAGCTGGTAGATCCAGAGTTAGGCTCCGATTACTCAACGGAAGAGGCGCTCCTCGTGCTGAATGTTGCCCTCCTGTGCACCAATGCAGCACCAACACTGAGACCAAAGATGTCCAAAGTTTTGAGCCTGCTTGAGGGGCACACACCACTTCAACCATTTCTGTCAGACCTCAGCCTTGCTGAAAACAGCCTGAGCTCAAGCGGTCAGCGCAGGAACTTCTGGCAAACACTAAGTGATCAGAGTCAAAGCATGACAGCAGCACAAGCATCATCCAGCAACACCAATGAGTCATCATCTTTAGATATTGATGGTAGCCTGAGACCTTAGGTGAGTTTAAATGTCAGAAGTGCTTCATGAGCTCTGTACATGTAAGAACCATTAGGATTAGGTCATTTTGTCTCTCTTAGAAGTACAGTGTAAATACCAGACTAGtgtctctcatctgattcccaCCTTTTttctgcggtccaatcaaaccatcgttcctgtgtttttcctgtgttttgcaatcctctgttgcATACTTAAATTTCTGTCAAAATCCtgtatttttcatattccttcgtttttttcgttcctacgattcaaaggggcctagTTCAAAATTAACGTTTTATATACGCtatgatatatatatgaccCCTGGTAATTTTTGTTCTGGATTCACTATTGGTTGCAGTTGTATAAGTACACCTCTTCTAGGCAGGAAACTCATTGATCCAAGTGAGTATCTTGATGTTGTGGCAGCCGATGATATCTTTTTTGTTGGAGGTATGTCATGAGGACCTTCGGCCGACCCGCGCAAAACCACCTGGGCTATTGAAGAATCGTCTAAGTCCATTAGGCGAAGACCTTGGGTGTGAGCCAAAAGAGCGAAGACTAAGGGGTTCGTCATGGGGCCGCGAGCGAATCCCGACGACGAAGGTCGACGGGTTCGCCACCAAGCTCGATGATCGACTGAAAGCTTATCATGGGCGAAGGTCGTCAAGCGAAGCATGAAGCCATCGCCCTAAGTAGAGAGTGCCCTCGGCTAAAGGTCAGGGAGGCCCTTCGCCACCTAATGGGACAGCCCAGGAAGGCCGCCCAGGGGCCCATGGGTACAAAAGACACTGTATACCCACTGTAATGTCCTTATAAtgagggtaaccatgtaaattcccctgtaacaACCTAACCCTAGAGGTATGAACCTATACTAGCATTATAAATAGCTCACTAGGATCATGTAATGGAGGGATCTCCaaaaatttttattatattgttTTACTATTCAAAACATCTAACCAATTTCCACATTCTTCAACGTGACACGGTTGTCATTcgacaacatttttttttctaaataatagAAATGGTTTACATCTTCGGCTTCTGCCCTAAGGCACACAACCATAAGGTTgttcaacaaataaaaaagagatgATAGGTGATGAGACAAACACCCAACTCCCTATTATTATTAACTAGTGTTAAACCACATAGATTCAGCCAGCAATTCTAATAGAACTACGCCACCCATAGTGGAATAAGAGATCCTTAAGGCAGCCAATGATATCTACCGCACGAATCCTAGGGAAGCAAGCATGTGGCATCAGGGGAAAAACATACCAAGTGTGGTGGATTTGAAGGAGTTGCAATATTGGagcagggaggaggaagaagctggAGGGGCCGATGAGAAGAGGAACGAGCTTCTGGACAGTGGTGGCTGGTGACTGCAAAAGtgattcttttctccttttttatcCACATGCAAATTTGTCAATGGTCCATTCATGTCACTGAGGAAATTAGGTGTGCCCGCGAAGTGACCaatattttggtgctttgttCCAAACAATTTGGCGCGAAGCGAAATTAGCGAACTGCCTGACTTCCACTGTCGACCCGTTATGTCCACCGATAGCCTCGTCCACGCGTCATGGTGTCACTGGTAACCCATTTATATATTGTGATGATCAGACCCTATTTTAGtcaatttatatattatttaaaaaaaatagagaacaaTTCAGATATTTTATCTGAAAAGATCA comes from the Oryza glaberrima chromosome 9, OglaRS2, whole genome shotgun sequence genome and includes:
- the LOC127785143 gene encoding probable LRR receptor-like serine/threonine-protein kinase At1g07650 isoform X3, whose translation is MPWRLVPCGRGQLFLMVLGLLLLLLLGEVHHGSGARTPSLPRLLPAEVRTLRRIAQKMGILRWNFSVDPCNSGGNGGFGGTVNCDCSFYNHTFCHVTNITLEGQNFTGELPPDFAEFPNLLQLDLSRSLLHGGVPDQWARMKLQGLSLMGNNLSGPFPIALTKITTLTNLSIEGNNFYGPIPSDIGHLMQMEKLILSANEFSGPLPAALARLTNLTDLRISGNNFSGRVPVFLGKLKKLGKLQIEGSLLEGPIPSEFSKLINLYDLRISDLRGGGSVFPDLRELVSMKTIILRNCSINGSIPSYIGNMDNLKHLDLSFNKLTGEIPASFANMGHVDHIYLTGNSLTGSIPDWILKRNKIADISFNNFTMGSSGPTQCVPGSVNMVESYSPEMSSLTNVESCLKRNFPCGSSNGKYRYSLNINCGDKEVTINGTKYEADVEPKGASLLYQSPGSNWGFSSTGNFMDNNINDDSYIATSASKLTVPNSELYAKARLSPLSLTYYGLCMHNGSYTVKLHFAEIVFTNDSTYCSLGKRRFNVFIQGRMVLEDFDIEQSAGGAAKAVIKTFTANVTNHTLEIHFYWAGRGTTGIPKRGYYGPLISAISVVPNFEVPLAVEPPQIGGSKKLSRISKAFLVAMPILAMCAALFVSIYWIKWRRKNSMHKDLRAFDLQTGSFTLRQIKVATRNFDAANKIGEGGFGSVYKGLLSDGTIIAVKQLSSRSKQGNREFVNEIGMISALQHPNLVKLYGCCTEGNQLLLVYEYMENNCLARALFVEQYRLSLDWPTRRKICLGIARGLAYLHEESAIRIVHRDIKASNILLDKDLSAKISDFGLAKLNDDDHTHISTRIAGTIGYMAPEYAMRGYLTDKADVYSFGVVALEIASGKSNTSYRPKEDFVYLLDWACVLHERGNLLELVDPELGSDYSTEEALLVLNVALLCTNAAPTLRPKMSKVLSLLEGHTPLQPFLSDLSLAENSLSSSGQRRNFWQTLSDQSQSMTAAQASSSNTNESSSLDIDGSLRP
- the LOC127785143 gene encoding probable LRR receptor-like serine/threonine-protein kinase At1g07650 isoform X1; translated protein: MPWRLVPCGRGQLFLMVLGLLLLLLLGEVHHGSGARTPSLPRLLPAEVRTLRRIAQKMGILRWNFSVDPCNSGGNGGFGGTVNCDCSFYNHTFCHVTNITLEGQNFTGELPPDFAEFPNLLQLDLSRSLLHGGVPDQWARMKLQGLSLMGNNLSGPFPIALTKITTLTNLSIEGNNFYGPIPSDIGHLMQMEKLILSANEFSGPLPAALARLTNLTDLRISGNNFSGRVPVFLGKLKKLGKLQIEGSLLEGPIPSEFSKLINLYDLRISDLRGGGSVFPDLRELVSMKTIILRNCSINGSIPSYIGNMDNLKHLDLSFNKLTGEIPASFANMGHVDHIYLTGNSLTGSIPDWILKRNKIADISFNNFTMGSSGPTQCVPGSVNMVESYSPEMSSLTNVESCLKRNFPCGSSNGKYRYSLNINCGDKEVTINGTKYEADVEPKGASLLYQSPGSNWGFSSTGNFMDNNINDDSYIATSASKLTVPNSELYAKARLSPLSLTYYGLCMHNGSYTVKLHFAEIVFTNDSTYCSLGKRRFNVFIQGRMVLEDFDIEQSAGGAAKAVIKTFTANVTNHTLEIHFYWAGRGTTGIPKRGYYGPLISAISVVPNFEVPLAVEPPQIGGSKKLSRISKAFLVAMPILAMCAALFVSIYWIKWRRKNSMHKDLRAFDLQTGSFTLRQIKVATRNFDAANKIGEGGFGSVYKGLLSDGTIIAVKQLSSRSKQGNREFVNEIGMISALQHPNLVKLYGCCTEGNQLLLVYEYMENNCLARALFGTVEQYRLSLDWPTRRKICLGIARGLAYLHEESAIRIVHRDIKASNILLDKDLSAKISDFGLAKLNDDDHTHISTRIAGTIGYMAPEYAMRGYLTDKADVYSFGVVALEIASGKSNTSYRPKEDFVYLLDWACVLHERGNLLELVDPELGSDYSTEEALLVLNVALLCTNAAPTLRPKMSKVLSLLEGHTPLQPFLSDLSLAENSLSSSGQRRNFWQTLSDQSQSMTAAQASSSNTNESSSLDIDGSLRP
- the LOC127785143 gene encoding probable LRR receptor-like serine/threonine-protein kinase At1g07650 isoform X2 produces the protein MPWRLVPCGRGQLFLMVLGLLLLLLLGEVHHGSGARTPSLPRLLPAEVRTLRRIAQKMGILRWNFSVDPCNSGGNGGFGGTVNCDCSFYNHTFCHVTNITLEGQNFTGELPPDFAEFPNLLQLDLSRSLLHGGVPDQWARMKLQGLSLMGNNLSGPFPIALTKITTLTNLSIEGNNFYGPIPSDIGHLMQMEKLILSANEFSGPLPAALARLTNLTDLISGNNFSGRVPVFLGKLKKLGKLQIEGSLLEGPIPSEFSKLINLYDLRISDLRGGGSVFPDLRELVSMKTIILRNCSINGSIPSYIGNMDNLKHLDLSFNKLTGEIPASFANMGHVDHIYLTGNSLTGSIPDWILKRNKIADISFNNFTMGSSGPTQCVPGSVNMVESYSPEMSSLTNVESCLKRNFPCGSSNGKYRYSLNINCGDKEVTINGTKYEADVEPKGASLLYQSPGSNWGFSSTGNFMDNNINDDSYIATSASKLTVPNSELYAKARLSPLSLTYYGLCMHNGSYTVKLHFAEIVFTNDSTYCSLGKRRFNVFIQGRMVLEDFDIEQSAGGAAKAVIKTFTANVTNHTLEIHFYWAGRGTTGIPKRGYYGPLISAISVVPNFEVPLAVEPPQIGGSKKLSRISKAFLVAMPILAMCAALFVSIYWIKWRRKNSMHKDLRAFDLQTGSFTLRQIKVATRNFDAANKIGEGGFGSVYKGLLSDGTIIAVKQLSSRSKQGNREFVNEIGMISALQHPNLVKLYGCCTEGNQLLLVYEYMENNCLARALFGTVEQYRLSLDWPTRRKICLGIARGLAYLHEESAIRIVHRDIKASNILLDKDLSAKISDFGLAKLNDDDHTHISTRIAGTIGYMAPEYAMRGYLTDKADVYSFGVVALEIASGKSNTSYRPKEDFVYLLDWACVLHERGNLLELVDPELGSDYSTEEALLVLNVALLCTNAAPTLRPKMSKVLSLLEGHTPLQPFLSDLSLAENSLSSSGQRRNFWQTLSDQSQSMTAAQASSSNTNESSSLDIDGSLRP
- the LOC127785143 gene encoding probable LRR receptor-like serine/threonine-protein kinase At1g07650 isoform X4, which translates into the protein MPWRLVPCGRGQLFLMVLGLLLLLLLGEVHHGSGARTPSLPRLLPAEVRTLRRIAQKMGILRWNFSVDPCNSGGNGGFGGTVNCDCSFYNHTFCHVTNITLEGQNFTGELPPDFAEFPNLLQLDLSRSLLHGGVPDQWARMKLQGLSLMGNNLSGPFPIALTKITTLTNLSIEGNNFYGPIPSDIGHLMQMEKLILSANEFSGPLPAALARLTNLTDLRISGNNFSGRVPVFLGKLKKLGKLQIEGSLLEGPIPSEFSKLINLYDLRISDLRGGGSVFPDLRELVSMKTIILRNCSINGSIPSYIGNMDNLKHLDLSFNKLTGEIPASFANMGHVDHIYLTGNSLTGSIPDWILKRNKIADISFNNFTMGSSGPTQCVPGSVNMVESYSPEMSSLTNVESCLKRNFPCGSSNGKYRYSLNINCGDKEVTINGTKYEADVEPKGASLLYQSPGSNWGFSSTGNFMDNNINDDSYIATSASKLTVPNSELYAKARLSPLSLTYYGLCMHNGSYTVKLHFAEIVFTNDSTYCSLGKRRFNVFIQGRMVLEDFDIEQSAGGAAKAVIKTFTANVTNHTLEIHFYWAGRGTTGIPKRGYYGPLISAISVVPNFEVPLAVEPPQIGGSKKLSRISKAFLVAMPILAMCAALFVSIYWIKWRRKNSMHKDLRAFDLQTGSFTLRQIKVATRNFDAANKIGEGGFGSVYKGLLSDGTIIAVKQLSSRSKQGNREFVNEIGMISALQHPNLVKLYGCCTEGNQLLLVYEYMENNCLARALFVEQYRLSLDWPTRRKICLGIARGLAYLHEESAIRIVHRDIKASNILLDKDLSAKISDFGLAKLNDDDHTHISTRIAGTM